In Aedes albopictus strain Foshan chromosome 3, AalbF5, whole genome shotgun sequence, the following are encoded in one genomic region:
- the LOC109401085 gene encoding uncharacterized protein LOC109401085 — translation MYANGYKYWLAYRKGYSGYYRCARYKVNCPGRCMVSDDGSVQTSTPHNHPPETDRAAVERFRKVLTRRAATEGTDLHEIYLEEATRNGGHADAALLYTFAQAESCMRKARRKLLPMEPSGMDELGDILEGSDLFRIHCGNSRDAFYQGTVRAGGEMALVMWHKRTLDAVGRIDTLFLDSSLVVCASGSSKYHVLMGVIAWQDKCVPVIYSVMSAKTSAIFARIFLYIREQLKSITLILTEPCSLIHSALAVNFPEATIKVYWFQYVTAVLDRHNGISMGAGTVDGFTSSALRMLLVLPLLPAEHMNSAFEALKSWMDRKHILSANLRNLCDYIHSHWLTTVGSERLSLFDHTRGTTSTPNDFLQKFRDENDFQKQSLWQLLETWTQLATKQYVIINKHIRKMKSSSKSYRTKSKAHLVQEEAIRKAKELWKEMPENGKDPLLFLQACSHCISNDMLTKRPSKGRSETDMCKPSIPSESTIVDQPDSQHVTTLDIVNTSNSQKPEIASSRDVEPPPLVFFPKLRQVESSGIETGMFHNQTEPPPLVPFRIENHTLSQIPFSTS, via the exons ATGTACGCGAATGGATACAAATACTGGCTTGCCTACCGGAAAGGCTACTCAGG CTACTATCGTTGTGCCCGCTACAAAGTCAACTGCCCGGGCCGGTGCATGGTAAGCGATGACGGATCCGTACAGACCTCCACGCCTCACAACCACCCACCGGAAACGGATCGTGCGGCAGTGGAACGGTTCCGGAAGGTACTAACGCGACGCGCGGCCACAGAAGGAACCGACCTGCACGAAATCTACCTGGAGGAAGCAACCCGTAATGGTGGACATGCTGACGCTGCCCTATTGTACACCTTTGCCCAGGCCGAGTCCTGTATGAGAAAGGCAAGGAGGAAGTTGCTTCCGATGGAACCCAGCGGAATGGACGAATTGGGCGATATTCTGGAAGGGTCGGATTTGTTCCGGATACACTGTGGAAACAGTAGGGACGCTTTCTATCAGGGCACAGTCAGAGCCGGAGGAGAAATGGCTTTGGTCATGTGGCATAAGAGGACTCTAGATGCAGTTGGGAGGATAGATACGTTATTCTTGGATAGCAGTTTGGTAGTCTGCGCTAGTGGATCATCCAAGTACCATGTATTGATGGGCGTTATCGCCTGGCAAGATAAATGTGTTCCTGTGATCTATTCGGTCATGAGTGCAAAAACTTCCGCAATATTTGCGAGGATATTCTTGTACATAAGAGAACAGCTAAAATCGATAACATTGATATTGACCGAGCCTTGTAGCCTAATCCACAGCGCTTTAGCAGTTAATTTTCCGGAAGCTACGATTAAAGTGTACTGGTTTCAGTATGTGACCGCAGTACTGGATCGCCATAATGGGATTAGTATGGGAGCAGGGACTGTTGATGGATTTACGAGCAGTGCGTTGAGGATGTTGTTGGTATTGCCGCTGCTTCCAGCTGAACACATGAACAGTGCCTTTGAAGCGCTTAAGAGTTGGATGGACCGAAAACAT ATCTTATCGGCAAACCTGCGCAATCTTTGTGACTATATCCATTCCCATTGGCTTACCACCGTCGGATCCGAGCGGCTATCCCTGTTTGACCATACACGAGGGACCACCAGTACACCCAACGACTTCCTACAAAAATTTCGCGATGAGAATGACTTCCAGAAACAATCTCTCTGGCAGTTGTTGGAAACGTGGACTCAGTTAGCCACCAAACAGTATGTGATAATAAACAAACATATTAGAAAAATGAAAAGTAGTAGTAAAAGCTATAGAACTAAAAGCAAAGCCCATCTGGTTCAAGAAGAAGCAATCAGAAAAGCAAAAGAGTTGTGGAAGGAAATGCCTGAAAACGGTAAAGATCCACTTCTATTTCTACAAGCCTGCAGTCATTGCATCAGTAATGATATGTTAACGAAAAGGCCTTCAAAGGGACGTAGTGAAACGGATATGTGTAAACCTTCCATTCCTTCGGAAAGCACGATAGTTGATCAACCTGATTCTCAACATGTAACAACATTGGATATCGTAAACACATCAAATTCACAGAAGCCTGAAATAGCTTCATCAAGAGACGTTGAACCTCCTCCATTAGTATTTTTTCCTAAGCTAAGACAAGTTGAATCGAGTGGGATAGAAACAGGAATGTTTCACAATCAGACAGAACCACCACCGCTCGTTCCATTCAGGATAGAAAACCATACATTGTCACAAATACCGTTTAGCACTAGCTAG
- the LOC109422657 gene encoding serine protease 53, protein MYEHAGLLLNLPYSTGTSPGPGDSGGGLYVSDGDRWVLRGIVSFGKLNELKHNVDPYKYTVFVNVQQYLTWVKEVLAESEPQRDRTQKRISESECDRFRSLSKKRRNGDCLNNRHPHNVMILQLDGNLLCNGVLVEENYVITTCNCVRPAQYRPVKVRIEAYGEVEVAEMFCHPKFIDKKTHYDLAILKLSRAVTLSSSLIPACLANDWTENLYDILLQSTFVHEGQDLIVLYESDENRITTTGKCNSMFEYWMVEETNNDSAICVINTDPLRRASYGTRASTGDALQSSNRRSCMFTVVGVKARSSDKYFTRNSDLPMVDAYARISYHLDWIEDLIWNVQPKETECGVDYKWDKLWHVAIFHRNITTNGFTFTCSGTLISAKHVVTTAGCVLNQTTVSPLPEDTFELKVGLERLSKPTAYAQTRYVSEVHVHPKSVTVHDIGILVTSWPFRITQDVKPICLGLSKNSAIWNSDGEISGWETFETGVPNDIRRSDRISILGSKKCSELAGKQLPTDMFCSDYPKDKRTHQADRGSGLYYHNVGDKSYWTLVGIASSEMKGNGTERYTLFVNVQQYVAWIDEVVSQSEPNPKKTSKRISEKECERFSMIYRKEKGVCENAGNFTTKKYPHIVFLLDGKLNVACSGVLVKENRVLTACRCARDLFQPTQVEIDSGDRVKISEIICHPDYNSAADSNHDLAVLKLRTSVELSSQLVPACLANDETENLDDAILLSMMYRNSKENKNVTTLYSTYEYIGTEEQCDRVTAGAGNAEVYSFPISQFCTISPGSYSDPSIEFNDAVIQSVDHRICRFTVLGIASKAVNSNADTRRRPELATIVNRVAYYLDWIEQVVWSDDN, encoded by the exons CCGGCCTATTGCTCAATTTACCGTACTCCACAGGAACCAGCCCGGGACCGGGAGACAGTGGCGGTGGCTTGTACGTCAGTGATGGCGACCGTTGGGTTCTCAGAGGTATCGTTTCGTTTGGAAAGCTGAACGAATTGAAGCACAATGTGGACCCGTACAAGTACACCGTGTTCGTTAACGTTCAACAGTATCTGACGTGGGTAAAGGAAGTTCTTGCTGAAAGTGAACCACAAAGGGACAGGACGCAGAAGCGGATCAGTGAAAGCG AATGCGACAGATTTCGGAGTTTATCGAAGAAGCGAAGAAATGGCGATTGTCTGAACAATAGACACCCGCATAAT GTGATGATTCTCCAACTTGACGGAAACTTGCTGTGCAATGGTGTCTTAGTTGAAGAAAACTATGTCATTACAACTTGCAATTGCGTTCG TCCAGCGCAATACCGACCGGTGAAAGTACGAATCGAAGCATACGGCGAAGTGGAAGTGGCGGAAATGTTCTGCCATCCGAAGTTCATCGACAAGAAAACCCACTACGACTTGGCGATTCTCAAATTGTCCCGAGCTGTCACGCTCTCTAGCAGTCTGATTCCTGCCTGTTTGGCCAACGACTGGACGGAAAACCTCTACGATATTCTTTTGCAGAGCACGTTTGTTCACGAAGGGCAAG ATCTGATAGTGTTATACGAATCGGACGAGAACAGGATTACAACAACTGGAAAGTGCAATTCCATGTTCGAGTACTGGATGGTAGAAGAGACCAACAATGATAGCGCAATATGCGTCATCAATACCGATCCGTTGAGACGTGCTTCGTATGGGACACGTGCATCCACTGGAGATGCACTGCAATCGAGCAATAGGCGATCCTGTATGTTCACCGTAGTCGGTGTTAAAGCcagaagttcggataaatattttACCAGGAACAGTGACCTTCCTATGGTGGATGCATATGCCCGAATATCCTATCATTTGGACTGGATTGAAGACTTAATCTGGAATGTACAGCCTAAAG AAACCGAGTGTGGAGTTGACTACAAATGGGATAAACTATGGCACGTGGCGATTTTTCACAGGAATATCACCACCAATGGATTCACGTTTACCTGCAGTGGCACACTAATTAGCGCAAAACATGTTGTTACGACGGCGGGTTGTGTGCTGAATCAAACCACTGTAAGCCCATTACCGGAGGATACTTTCGAACTCAAAGTTGGTCTTGAAAGACTATCGAAACCCACTGCTTACGCGCAAACTCGATACGTTAGTGAAGTCCATGTTCATCCGAAATCTGTCACTGTTCATGACATAGGAATACTGGTCACCAGCTGGCCATTCAGGATCACACAAGATGTGAAACCAATTTGTCTGGGTTTAAGCAAGAACTCGGCCATTTGGAACTCGGATGGAGAAATCAGTGGATGGGAAACATTCGAGACCGGAGTTCCCAACGATATACGTAGAAGTGATCGTATATCAATTCTTGGTAGTAAAAAGTGTTCTGAGCTAGCTGGAAAACAACTGCCCACAGACATGTTTTGTTCAGATTACCCAAAAG ACAAGAGAACTCACCAAGCGGATCGAGGATCAGGGTTGTACTACCATAACGTTGGTGACAAAAGCTATTGGACACTGGTGGGGATCGCTTCATCGGAGATGAAAGGTAACGGAACCGAAAGATATACGCTGTTtgttaatgttcaacagtatgtTGCATGGATCGATGAAGTGGTGTCCCAAAGTGAGCCTAACCCGAAAAAGACATCTAAACGGATCAGTGAAAAAG aATGCGAACGTTTCAGCATGATATATAGAAAAGAAAAAGGGGTTTGTGAAAATGCTGGAAATTTCACTACCAAAAAGTATCCACATATC GTTTTTTTGCTAGACGGTAAGCTAAACGTCGCTTGTTCAGGTGTCTTGGTGAAGGAAAACCGGGTGTTAACAGCTTGTCGATGTGCACG TGACCTCTTCCAACCGACACAAGTTGAAATTGACAGTGGCGACAGAGTGAAAATCTCGGAAATTATCTGCCATCCAGACTACAACTCTGCTGCTGACTCAAATCATGATCTAGCAGTACTCAAGTTGAGAACCTCTGTTGAATTGTCCAGCCAGCTGGTACCGGCGTGTTTGGCGAATGATGAAACTGAGAATCTGGATGATGCCATTTTGCTATCCATGATGTACAGAAATTCGAAGG AGAACAAAAACGTGACCACACTATATTCCACGTACGAGTACATCGGTACAGAAGAGCAGTGCGACAGAGTTACTGCAGGAGCCGGTAATGCAGAAGTGTACAGCTTCCCGATCAGTCAGTTCTGTACGATCAGCCCCGGATCGTACAGTGATCCAAGCATCGAGTTCAATGACGCAGTTATTCAATCGGTAGATCATCGCATTTGCCGATTTACGGTGCTCGGAATAGCAAGCAAAGCAGTAAACAGCAATGCTGACACCAGACGAAGGCCAGAACTAGCCACGATTGTTAATCGCGTTGCTTACTATCTGGATTGGATTGAGCAGGTCGTTTGGAGTGATGATAACTGA